A genomic stretch from Chitinophaga agri includes:
- a CDS encoding gluconokinase produces the protein MEYIIGVDLGTSSAKIIAVRQDGKVMAHSQQEYTIQQPEPGHSEQDPDVILLAVKNGIRSVATIMKDPPAAISFSTAMHSIMAMGEGGQALTPLIIWADNRSQPVADRLRKTALSAKLHQQSGTPVHPMSPLCKIIWWKEAAPEIFQAATCFIGIKEYIFYHLFGRYITDHSTASATGLFNIHTLTWNADSLEAAGITTAQLPELVSSNTIIEWLLEEVAQELGIPVNTRFIAGASDGCLAQLGSNALGKGHATLTIGTSGAVRMAIPTPLTDAQGRLFTYVLTPGHFVTGGAINNGGVVLQWYLDSFLQSATEKPLHVDAGLQQALGTPPGAEGLLCLPYLHGERAPVWDGHAKGAFIGVQPQHTTWHFMRALLEGMAFGLLSITEALEETAGKVEKISVSGGFTHSPEWVQLMADVFQRPMYLRNESDASAMGAVLLGFQTLQLETQFTAAQEKVFLPREEHAAVYSRAYSIYGQLYGALKDVFPLL, from the coding sequence ATGGAATATATAATAGGAGTGGATTTGGGTACGAGCAGTGCCAAAATAATTGCTGTAAGACAGGATGGGAAGGTGATGGCGCATTCACAGCAGGAATATACGATCCAGCAACCGGAACCCGGCCATAGTGAGCAGGATCCCGATGTGATACTGCTGGCAGTGAAGAATGGTATCAGGAGCGTGGCTACTATTATGAAAGACCCTCCTGCAGCCATCTCATTCAGCACTGCAATGCATAGCATTATGGCGATGGGTGAGGGGGGACAGGCATTAACACCCCTGATCATCTGGGCGGATAACCGGAGTCAGCCAGTGGCGGACCGGCTACGTAAAACTGCCTTATCAGCGAAGCTCCACCAGCAAAGTGGTACACCCGTGCATCCGATGTCCCCGCTTTGCAAGATCATCTGGTGGAAAGAGGCTGCACCTGAGATCTTCCAGGCGGCGACCTGTTTCATTGGGATCAAAGAGTATATCTTCTATCATTTATTCGGCCGGTACATAACCGATCATTCTACTGCTTCGGCTACCGGGTTGTTTAATATTCATACGCTTACCTGGAATGCAGACTCACTGGAGGCAGCGGGGATCACTACTGCTCAGTTGCCCGAACTGGTGAGCAGTAACACTATCATTGAATGGCTGCTGGAAGAGGTTGCCCAGGAACTGGGTATACCGGTGAATACGCGTTTTATAGCGGGTGCCAGTGATGGATGCCTGGCACAGCTGGGGAGTAACGCGCTGGGCAAAGGCCATGCTACGCTTACTATCGGTACCAGCGGAGCAGTACGTATGGCGATTCCAACACCGCTGACAGATGCCCAGGGCAGGTTGTTTACCTATGTACTGACGCCTGGGCACTTTGTGACAGGTGGGGCCATCAATAATGGTGGAGTGGTATTACAATGGTACCTGGATTCCTTTCTGCAATCAGCGACAGAAAAGCCATTACATGTAGATGCCGGTTTGCAGCAGGCATTGGGCACACCGCCAGGGGCGGAGGGGCTGTTGTGTCTGCCTTATCTGCATGGCGAGCGTGCCCCGGTATGGGATGGGCATGCGAAAGGCGCTTTTATAGGCGTACAGCCGCAACATACTACCTGGCATTTTATGCGGGCATTGCTGGAGGGAATGGCTTTTGGCCTCCTCAGCATTACAGAAGCACTGGAGGAAACAGCTGGGAAAGTGGAAAAGATCTCCGTAAGTGGCGGGTTTACCCATTCTCCCGAATGGGTACAGCTGATGGCAGATGTGTTTCAGCGTCCGATGTATCTGCGGAATGAGAGTGATGCATCGGCTATGGGAGCGGTATTACTGGGGTTTCAGACATTGCAGCTGGAAACACAGTTTACGGCGGCACAGGAAAAGGTGTTTCTGCCGAGGGAGGAGCATGCAGCCGTATACAGCCGGGCATATAGCATTTATGGCCAGCTGTATGGGGCATTGAAGGACGTATTCCCTTTGTTATGA
- the mutL gene encoding DNA mismatch repair endonuclease MutL, with amino-acid sequence MADIINLLPDNIANQIAAGEVIQRPASAVKELLENAVDAGASEIQLIIRDAGKELVQVIDNGKGMTETDARMCFERHATSKIQTIDDLFSIRTMGFRGEALASIAAVSQVELKTRQRGSDIGTYIEIDNSAVKKQEMCQTAEGTSIAMKNLFFNVPARRNFLKSNAAEMRHIVDEFIRVAMSFPQIQFTLTSNTQQLFYLEKGSLKQRIIAILGQHYNSRIVSVKETTDYMNVNGFVGKPETAKKTRGDQFFFVNNRFIKSPYLHHAIMNAFAEMIPADSYPLYVLFIDVDPSHVDINVHPTKQEIKFDDEKLMYAFVQSAVKHALAQFNVAPTLDFGLDPSIQQLDAISKPFTEQQQAQSVNTSLYKSFTQANQAHAIDASSNLKHWKDLYDGSNANSNYAYSDTETMDSPGEEGFTTQASTIESRSSATSMIDEGWQDTSIDQKVPVQVHQQYILSQIKSGFILIDQQAAHERILYERYQRAVQETPMATQQSLFPQTLQLLPADAALIMEMIPDLQMLGYDLDPFGKGTFVVRGTPADIQSGNEQASIEGLLEQFKNFSHELKVPRREQLIRSMARNNAIPSGKSLSTREMQNIIDELFACAMPNSSPGGKYTYISFKLTDLAKMFG; translated from the coding sequence GTGGCGGATATTATTAATCTATTACCAGACAACATAGCCAATCAGATTGCTGCGGGAGAAGTGATTCAGCGGCCGGCTTCAGCGGTCAAAGAACTGCTGGAGAATGCCGTGGACGCAGGCGCGTCGGAAATTCAGCTGATTATCCGGGATGCTGGTAAGGAGTTGGTCCAGGTGATCGATAATGGAAAAGGCATGACAGAAACAGATGCACGTATGTGCTTTGAAAGACATGCAACGTCCAAAATACAAACCATAGACGATCTCTTTTCCATCCGTACCATGGGCTTCCGGGGTGAAGCGCTGGCATCTATTGCCGCCGTTTCCCAGGTGGAACTGAAAACCCGCCAGCGCGGATCAGATATAGGTACTTATATCGAAATCGATAATAGTGCGGTGAAGAAACAGGAAATGTGTCAAACGGCCGAAGGAACCAGCATCGCTATGAAGAACCTATTCTTCAACGTGCCGGCCCGCCGTAACTTCCTGAAAAGCAATGCCGCGGAAATGAGGCATATCGTGGATGAATTCATCCGCGTAGCCATGTCATTCCCACAAATACAGTTTACACTTACCAGTAATACCCAGCAGCTTTTCTACCTGGAAAAGGGCTCCCTTAAACAGCGTATCATCGCTATCCTCGGTCAGCATTATAACTCCAGGATCGTCTCTGTAAAGGAAACGACGGACTATATGAATGTGAACGGCTTCGTAGGTAAACCCGAAACAGCTAAAAAGACCAGAGGTGACCAGTTCTTCTTCGTGAACAACCGCTTTATCAAAAGCCCGTACCTGCACCATGCTATCATGAATGCTTTTGCGGAAATGATACCGGCAGACAGCTACCCGCTGTATGTATTGTTCATAGACGTAGATCCAAGCCATGTGGATATCAACGTCCACCCGACTAAACAGGAGATCAAGTTTGACGACGAAAAACTCATGTACGCCTTCGTACAGTCAGCCGTAAAACATGCACTGGCACAGTTCAACGTCGCTCCTACCCTGGACTTCGGCCTGGATCCAAGCATACAGCAACTGGACGCGATCAGCAAGCCGTTCACCGAACAGCAGCAGGCGCAGTCTGTCAATACCTCCCTTTATAAAAGCTTTACCCAGGCCAATCAGGCCCACGCCATAGATGCCTCCAGCAATCTGAAACACTGGAAAGACCTCTATGACGGCAGTAACGCGAACAGTAATTACGCTTACAGCGATACCGAAACAATGGACAGTCCCGGTGAAGAAGGCTTCACTACCCAGGCCAGCACCATCGAAAGCCGCTCCTCCGCCACCTCTATGATAGATGAAGGCTGGCAGGATACGTCTATCGACCAGAAAGTCCCCGTTCAGGTACATCAGCAATATATCCTGTCTCAGATCAAATCCGGCTTTATCCTGATAGATCAGCAGGCTGCTCATGAACGTATCCTGTATGAACGCTACCAACGCGCCGTACAGGAAACGCCTATGGCTACACAACAAAGCCTTTTCCCGCAAACACTGCAACTCCTGCCGGCCGATGCTGCACTGATCATGGAAATGATCCCGGACCTGCAGATGCTTGGTTACGACCTCGACCCATTCGGTAAAGGCACCTTCGTCGTACGTGGTACGCCTGCCGACATCCAGAGTGGTAACGAACAGGCCAGCATCGAAGGCTTACTGGAACAGTTCAAGAACTTCAGTCATGAACTGAAAGTGCCACGCCGCGAACAACTGATCCGCTCTATGGCTCGCAATAATGCCATCCCCTCCGGTAAATCACTATCTACCAGAGAGATGCAGAACATTATTGATGAATTGTTCGCCTGTGCTATGCCGAATTCTTCCCCGGGAGGAAAATACACTTACATCTCTTTCAAACTGACCGATCTGGCAAAAATGTTCGGATAG
- the msrB gene encoding peptide-methionine (R)-S-oxide reductase MsrB gives MEDQKKSDVYSRTDASKVNLTNDQWKERLSPEVYNIAREKGTEWAFTGKYWNTKEEGTYYCAACGNPLFVSDAKFESSCGWPSFFEPVTKGSVIYAPDNTHGMQRTEVMCGRCKAHLGHVFDDGPPPTGLRYCINSVILDFDKAQEADKNFTGRQ, from the coding sequence ATGGAAGACCAGAAAAAGAGTGACGTATATTCAAGGACGGATGCCAGCAAAGTGAACCTCACCAATGATCAATGGAAAGAGCGCTTATCTCCTGAAGTTTATAACATTGCCAGGGAAAAAGGCACCGAATGGGCTTTTACCGGTAAATACTGGAATACCAAGGAAGAGGGGACGTATTATTGTGCCGCCTGTGGTAATCCGCTGTTTGTATCAGATGCAAAATTCGAAAGCAGTTGTGGCTGGCCAAGCTTTTTTGAACCAGTCACAAAAGGTAGTGTGATCTACGCACCTGACAATACGCATGGCATGCAGCGTACGGAGGTCATGTGTGGCCGTTGCAAGGCACACCTCGGGCACGTATTTGACGATGGCCCGCCACCTACAGGTTTACGTTACTGTATCAATTCCGTTATACTGGATTTTGACAAAGCGCAGGAAGCCGATAAGAATTTTACAGGAAGACAATAG
- a CDS encoding YciI family protein yields MFLILLQYIRPVAAVEHYMEQHRAFLEKFYKSGQFILAGRRKPKSGGLIICKASSRKEVEQIITEDPLDKYQLALYEIIEFEPTSYVNELQSYLS; encoded by the coding sequence ATGTTTTTAATCCTTTTACAATACATCCGTCCGGTAGCTGCTGTAGAACACTACATGGAGCAGCATAGAGCATTCCTTGAGAAGTTCTACAAGAGCGGACAGTTTATACTGGCGGGACGCCGTAAGCCTAAATCAGGGGGATTGATCATTTGTAAGGCCTCAAGCCGCAAAGAAGTAGAGCAAATCATTACTGAAGATCCACTGGATAAATACCAGCTGGCGTTGTATGAGATCATTGAGTTCGAGCCAACATCCTACGTCAACGAGTTACAGTCATATCTTTCCTAA
- a CDS encoding DUF4836 family protein — translation MTRMFSKALLAASAIAILLSSCSKVPEQSKYIPKTASIVLSVNSKEISKKLITNGITMDKLFAAVQEKDTLSEAQKFWKDIENSGLDLQANSFVSVVYGKTQSYVTLTGGLKDAAKFEDYLKKNVNNFSLQTKSDFKYIVEEKSEGLIAWNKETVIYLKGIEGDAMQKAMPVPQGLPAPDAPESEEGTTAQPAALVTTDASSEVWVAEADHLFHLKKEETAGSIDAFSDLLKNNADLSLYVNPEPIYSAQAAMMPANLKTLLAGCYYTGAVNFDKGKVVVDGTSYAGKDLAAIYKKYGNMEADLDMLEKYPSKNITGFLVYGFDFRMIGDIVKSTGLDGIANMGLQSSGLTLDDILNAFKGQLVFVASDFEMKKKLSLYTGDSTAAPESKWLFAMKVGDKAAFDKVMKSPMLQGFFTKQGDKYVMTREMPGMPALSITDKLVASASDSVLLQSYLAGNGKAEGLDNGFVSKIKGNPMGAYVNFEKIVNTIPDSEIPEDGRPLAGKFKNLLKDMTAVSKSFDGKTQKSEIVLNFKDENTNSLVQLVNLGTEAAKYLEESKKKDAARSEAIDSIAEAVPTDTAFVPVESK, via the coding sequence ATGACAAGAATGTTTTCCAAAGCTTTGTTAGCTGCATCCGCGATAGCTATCCTGCTATCCTCCTGTTCCAAGGTGCCGGAACAGAGCAAATATATCCCCAAAACTGCAAGCATCGTACTGAGCGTAAACAGCAAAGAAATTAGCAAAAAACTGATTACCAATGGTATAACCATGGATAAACTGTTTGCTGCTGTACAGGAAAAGGATACGCTTAGCGAGGCACAAAAGTTCTGGAAGGATATTGAAAATTCAGGTTTGGACCTGCAGGCCAACTCTTTTGTGTCTGTTGTATATGGTAAAACGCAGTCTTATGTTACCCTCACCGGTGGACTGAAAGACGCGGCCAAATTTGAAGATTATCTGAAAAAGAATGTGAACAACTTCTCTCTGCAGACAAAATCCGACTTCAAATACATCGTTGAAGAAAAGTCTGAAGGATTGATCGCCTGGAACAAAGAGACTGTGATCTACCTGAAAGGTATCGAAGGTGATGCTATGCAGAAAGCAATGCCGGTTCCTCAGGGTCTTCCTGCTCCGGATGCTCCTGAATCAGAAGAAGGTACCACTGCGCAACCTGCAGCACTGGTAACTACGGACGCTTCTTCTGAAGTATGGGTAGCTGAAGCAGACCACCTGTTCCACCTGAAAAAGGAAGAAACAGCTGGCTCTATTGATGCGTTCAGTGACCTGCTGAAAAACAATGCTGACCTGAGTCTGTATGTGAATCCGGAGCCGATCTACAGCGCACAGGCTGCTATGATGCCGGCTAACCTGAAAACATTACTGGCTGGCTGTTACTACACTGGGGCAGTGAACTTTGACAAAGGTAAAGTGGTTGTAGATGGTACTTCCTATGCTGGAAAAGACCTGGCAGCTATCTATAAGAAATATGGCAACATGGAAGCTGACCTGGATATGCTGGAGAAATATCCTTCCAAGAATATCACCGGTTTCCTGGTATACGGTTTCGACTTCCGTATGATCGGTGATATCGTAAAGAGCACCGGTCTGGATGGTATCGCTAATATGGGCTTACAGAGCTCCGGCCTGACCCTGGACGATATCCTGAATGCTTTCAAAGGCCAGCTGGTATTTGTAGCATCTGACTTTGAAATGAAAAAGAAATTAAGCCTGTACACGGGTGATTCAACTGCTGCTCCTGAATCTAAATGGCTGTTTGCTATGAAAGTAGGAGATAAGGCTGCATTTGATAAAGTAATGAAGTCTCCGATGTTGCAGGGCTTCTTCACCAAACAGGGCGATAAGTATGTAATGACGCGTGAAATGCCAGGTATGCCGGCACTGTCTATTACTGACAAACTGGTTGCCAGCGCATCTGACTCCGTATTACTGCAATCTTACCTGGCTGGTAACGGCAAGGCGGAAGGTCTTGACAACGGTTTCGTAAGCAAGATCAAAGGCAATCCAATGGGTGCTTACGTGAACTTTGAGAAGATCGTGAATACTATCCCAGATAGCGAAATTCCTGAAGACGGCAGACCACTGGCTGGTAAGTTCAAAAATCTGCTGAAAGATATGACCGCTGTAAGCAAATCTTTTGATGGTAAGACCCAGAAGTCAGAAATCGTGCTGAACTTCAAAGATGAGAATACCAACAGCCTTGTACAGCTGGTAAACCTGGGTACAGAAGCGGCTAAATACCTGGAAGAAAGCAAGAAGAAAGACGCTGCCAGATCAGAAGCTATCGACAGCATCGCTGAAGCTGTACCAACAGATACAGCTTTTGTTCCGGTAGAATCAAAATAA
- a CDS encoding ATP-binding cassette domain-containing protein, whose amino-acid sequence MQIQLENLVPVPLRDKILQRSSDIWNRQLAFPPGSFIKIKAPSGTGKTTLVHYLYNIRTDYTGQVLVNGQPWSTYSRSSVATLRQEQISVIFQDLRVFEQLTALENIELKRVMNANPYCTAEKVNEMAAHLKVTHVLNQSGKTLSYGERQRVAIIRALVQPFQWLIMDEPFSHLDEENAQRAAALIAEECKVRKAGFILTDLDNDTRFAYDIHYNL is encoded by the coding sequence ATGCAGATACAGTTAGAAAACCTGGTGCCCGTTCCGCTGCGGGATAAGATACTGCAGCGCTCCTCAGATATCTGGAACAGGCAGCTCGCATTCCCCCCGGGTAGTTTCATCAAAATAAAGGCCCCCTCTGGTACCGGTAAAACAACGCTGGTGCACTATCTCTATAACATCAGGACTGATTATACCGGTCAGGTACTGGTGAATGGCCAACCGTGGTCAACCTATTCCCGATCATCCGTTGCGACGCTCAGGCAGGAACAGATAAGTGTGATCTTCCAGGATCTGCGTGTGTTTGAACAGCTGACGGCTTTGGAGAACATTGAGCTCAAAAGAGTGATGAACGCAAATCCTTATTGTACCGCTGAAAAGGTGAACGAGATGGCTGCCCATCTCAAGGTCACTCATGTACTGAATCAGAGCGGTAAAACACTGTCTTATGGCGAACGTCAGCGTGTAGCCATCATCAGGGCGCTGGTACAGCCATTCCAATGGCTGATCATGGATGAGCCGTTCAGCCATCTGGATGAAGAAAATGCACAGCGTGCCGCTGCACTGATCGCTGAAGAATGTAAAGTTCGTAAAGCCGGATTTATTTTAACAGATCTGGATAACGATACCAGGTTTGCATACGATATACATTATAACTTATGA
- a CDS encoding FtsX-like permease family protein: MMPSFYQLLKKIIQTGIGRSRLLMAASGLGIAMILLLVAIQVHSDFDQLLHSQQNANESADFLVINKKITNAMMGQRSQSVFSPTEVADIRQQPFVEAFGFITSNQYKVTAAAPGDLHFYTDMFFESVPDSFIDVKNEEWKWTPADNTIPIILPNDFLNLYNFGFALSQDLPQISPETVKALPMKITISKGLMTEEFTGRIVGFSDRISSFLVPGSFMDWANNKFGTGEAPSPSRVIIKTKDPSDPALVKYLEDKGYTTNQDKIKYSKTKLIVQTIVSVIGFFGLILLLFALLVFSMFIQLVIASCKKEIQLLVTLGTAPRQLQRYLMRQFVPLYIVIGIVALLLVAALQWWASKQLAAHDMIVSPLIAAGTGLAALAVILLVYVVNRVSVRKYINAIS; this comes from the coding sequence ATGATGCCATCCTTTTACCAGTTACTCAAAAAGATCATTCAGACCGGTATTGGCAGGTCCCGCCTGTTGATGGCCGCCAGCGGATTAGGCATTGCCATGATATTACTCCTGGTAGCTATTCAGGTACACTCCGATTTTGATCAGCTGCTGCACAGTCAGCAGAATGCCAACGAAAGTGCTGACTTCCTTGTTATCAACAAGAAGATCACTAATGCCATGATGGGGCAGCGTTCCCAGAGCGTATTTTCTCCCACGGAGGTAGCTGATATCAGACAACAGCCATTTGTAGAAGCATTCGGTTTTATTACCTCCAATCAATATAAGGTAACAGCCGCAGCACCTGGTGATCTGCATTTTTATACAGACATGTTCTTTGAGTCAGTACCCGATTCTTTCATTGATGTGAAAAATGAAGAATGGAAGTGGACGCCTGCTGATAATACCATCCCTATCATCCTTCCCAATGATTTTCTGAACCTCTATAACTTTGGTTTTGCATTAAGCCAGGACCTGCCACAGATCTCACCAGAAACAGTGAAGGCGTTGCCGATGAAGATCACTATTTCCAAAGGGTTGATGACAGAAGAGTTTACAGGACGTATCGTTGGTTTTTCTGACCGTATTTCTTCTTTCCTCGTTCCCGGCAGCTTTATGGACTGGGCGAATAACAAATTTGGAACAGGAGAGGCGCCTTCGCCGTCCCGTGTTATTATCAAAACAAAAGATCCCTCTGATCCGGCACTGGTGAAGTATCTGGAGGATAAAGGATATACAACGAACCAGGATAAGATCAAGTACAGCAAAACAAAGCTGATCGTACAAACGATCGTATCTGTGATTGGCTTTTTCGGCCTGATACTGCTACTGTTTGCATTGCTTGTATTCAGTATGTTCATACAATTGGTCATTGCCAGCTGTAAGAAGGAGATACAGCTGCTGGTGACGTTAGGTACGGCGCCACGTCAGTTACAACGCTACCTGATGCGCCAGTTTGTTCCGTTGTATATCGTTATCGGCATAGTGGCGTTGCTATTAGTGGCTGCTTTGCAATGGTGGGCATCAAAACAGCTTGCTGCACATGATATGATCGTATCTCCATTGATTGCGGCAGGTACCGGCCTTGCAGCACTGGCAGTAATATTACTGGTATATGTTGTTAACAGGGTCAGTGTGCGGAAATACATTAATGCGATCAGCTGA
- a CDS encoding Dabb family protein — MFVHVVNFWLKPGLSEEDIKQFEEGVQSLKAIESLVMFNVGKPAATDRPVIDKSYSYCELTVFNDEAGHDVYQQHPIHLAFVENCKHLWEKVLIYDSETI; from the coding sequence ATGTTTGTACACGTTGTAAATTTCTGGCTGAAGCCAGGTCTTTCAGAAGAAGATATTAAGCAATTTGAAGAAGGCGTACAGTCACTGAAAGCAATAGAATCGCTGGTGATGTTTAACGTAGGTAAGCCTGCTGCAACCGATCGCCCGGTAATTGATAAGAGCTATAGCTATTGCGAACTGACTGTCTTCAATGACGAAGCTGGTCACGATGTATATCAGCAACATCCTATACACCTGGCGTTTGTGGAGAACTGTAAGCACCTGTGGGAAAAGGTGCTGATATACGATTCTGAAACGATATAG
- a CDS encoding DUF3857 domain-containing protein, producing the protein MHRIFPILILLLCCFSGWSSAQQKNFSIAPEPSWLVPYKPDLKQAPDDRDVSNGYYMLLFEEQQHVEHAAVYHHEIKQIISEAGIQNAAAININYDPVYETLRFHKILLRRKGKLINQLQASKFKFLQQEDDLSRFIYSGVYTAYCILDDVRKGDQIEIAYTIEGNNPIFEHKFTSLFYLAYPSPIVNFHRSIITSPSREIFFKTFNAASMPDRQMINGMQVYKWEMTNVRAPESEEDAPSWYDNYPTVQATEYRDWMEVINWGDRVNKVPPPGAALQTKIAELKREARNNKEAYMLKAIRFVQDDIRYMGIEMGEYSHRPNTPDKILMQRFGDCKDKSLLLTTMLKANGIYASMAYVDSYMKGHVADYLPAPDIFDHAIVYAKLKDKEYWIDATSSFQRGGLDMLTVSDFQLGLIIDPKGTNGFTPVKNNGAGKTIIHEHFQLPADHQHKGALTVTSVFTMQYADDQRDLLANSSRKDNENTFLDYYKNIYGSVAIDSSLRITDDEKNDCIEIHESYVLNTPWKTDSTKVDGIDFNVRANLLKDVLPAYAEEEDKKTAPLEMRYPFSQDYTITIELPSPWKVSEEELHIKNDYYALHFVPSVKDNIVTLHYTFETYQDHIPVSFMETYIKDRKQIDDFLGFKFSWDAEEKIPEEIPSEGFNWMIFGLTAFFAAVFIHFAMRFYKISLEPVYTSDQLPGLNGFLVLIAIGIFIMPVRLFISLIKLNIFDGNIWLHLDKVTNVTHSTSLLQLLLVLELAGMICLLVFSLLLVSLLLNRRDTFPMAFVGFIAFSLVFDLADILVFKFVYARNDWDPTWISAIATGCISAAIFIPYMLLSEQVKATFIMPYKK; encoded by the coding sequence CAGTGCGCAGCAAAAAAATTTTTCTATTGCTCCCGAGCCTTCCTGGCTCGTGCCTTATAAACCAGACCTCAAACAGGCGCCTGATGATCGTGATGTAAGTAACGGATACTACATGCTCCTGTTTGAGGAACAACAACACGTTGAACACGCAGCCGTATACCATCATGAGATCAAACAGATCATCTCCGAAGCCGGTATCCAGAATGCAGCTGCCATTAACATCAACTACGATCCTGTTTATGAGACGCTCCGCTTCCATAAGATCCTGCTACGCCGTAAAGGGAAACTGATCAATCAGCTACAGGCATCTAAATTCAAATTCCTTCAGCAGGAAGACGATCTGTCCCGATTCATATACAGTGGTGTATACACCGCCTATTGCATCCTCGATGATGTACGTAAGGGCGATCAGATTGAGATCGCCTATACAATCGAAGGGAACAACCCGATATTTGAGCACAAATTCACCAGTCTGTTTTACCTCGCCTATCCCAGTCCGATCGTCAATTTCCACAGAAGCATCATTACCTCGCCATCAAGGGAGATCTTCTTTAAAACATTCAACGCTGCATCCATGCCTGACCGGCAGATGATCAACGGTATGCAGGTGTACAAATGGGAAATGACCAACGTCCGTGCTCCTGAGAGTGAGGAAGATGCACCCAGCTGGTATGATAACTATCCAACCGTTCAGGCGACCGAATACAGGGACTGGATGGAGGTGATCAACTGGGGGGACCGTGTGAATAAAGTGCCGCCTCCGGGTGCGGCATTACAAACGAAAATTGCCGAACTGAAAAGAGAAGCGAGAAACAATAAGGAGGCTTACATGCTCAAAGCCATCCGCTTTGTACAGGATGACATCCGCTACATGGGTATTGAGATGGGAGAATATTCTCATCGCCCCAATACACCGGATAAGATCCTTATGCAGCGTTTTGGTGACTGTAAAGACAAATCGCTGCTGCTGACCACCATGCTCAAGGCGAATGGCATCTACGCCAGTATGGCCTATGTAGATTCCTATATGAAAGGGCATGTGGCCGATTACCTGCCGGCTCCCGACATCTTCGATCATGCGATCGTATACGCAAAACTAAAAGATAAAGAATACTGGATCGATGCCACCAGCAGCTTCCAGCGCGGTGGTCTTGACATGCTGACTGTCTCCGATTTTCAGCTGGGCCTGATCATCGACCCGAAAGGAACTAATGGCTTCACGCCTGTTAAAAATAACGGCGCAGGTAAAACGATCATTCATGAACATTTCCAGCTGCCCGCCGATCATCAGCATAAAGGTGCATTAACGGTGACCTCTGTTTTTACGATGCAGTATGCAGATGACCAGCGCGACCTGTTGGCCAACAGCAGCCGTAAAGACAACGAAAACACCTTTCTTGATTACTATAAAAACATCTACGGTAGTGTGGCTATTGATTCGTCGTTAAGAATAACTGACGATGAAAAAAATGACTGCATTGAGATACATGAAAGCTATGTACTGAACACCCCCTGGAAAACAGATAGTACCAAGGTAGATGGTATTGATTTCAATGTACGCGCTAACTTGTTAAAAGATGTACTGCCAGCTTATGCAGAAGAGGAAGATAAGAAAACGGCTCCCCTGGAAATGCGTTATCCTTTTTCACAGGATTACACCATTACAATAGAGCTGCCTTCTCCCTGGAAAGTATCTGAAGAGGAACTACATATTAAGAATGACTATTACGCTCTGCACTTCGTTCCTTCTGTAAAAGACAACATCGTCACCCTCCATTATACATTCGAGACCTATCAGGATCATATTCCTGTCAGCTTTATGGAAACGTATATCAAAGACCGGAAGCAGATCGATGATTTTCTGGGATTCAAATTCTCCTGGGACGCAGAAGAAAAGATACCTGAAGAAATACCATCAGAAGGCTTTAACTGGATGATCTTCGGGCTGACAGCATTCTTTGCTGCCGTGTTCATACATTTTGCGATGCGTTTCTACAAGATATCCCTGGAACCGGTGTATACAAGTGATCAACTTCCCGGTCTTAATGGCTTTCTTGTATTAATTGCCATCGGGATCTTTATAATGCCTGTCAGACTCTTTATTTCGCTGATCAAACTCAATATTTTTGACGGCAACATATGGTTGCATCTGGATAAAGTCACCAATGTAACACATAGTACATCGCTACTACAACTGCTGCTCGTCCTTGAACTGGCAGGCATGATATGCCTGTTGGTATTTAGTCTGCTATTGGTATCCCTGCTGCTCAACAGACGAGATACTTTTCCAATGGCATTCGTCGGTTTTATTGCATTCAGTCTGGTATTCGATCTGGCAGATATACTGGTGTTCAAATTCGTTTACGCGCGAAATGACTGGGACCCCACGTGGATCTCAGCAATCGCTACAGGTTGTATATCAGCCGCGATCTTCATTCCCTATATGCTGTTATCAGAACAGGTAAAGGCAACGTTCATCATGCCGTATAAGAAATAA